The Methylorubrum populi genome contains a region encoding:
- a CDS encoding complex I NDUFA9 subunit family protein: MSSLDTAPGAATRPQSQLVTVFGGSGFLGRHVVRSLAKRGYRIRVAVRRPDLALFLQPLGKVGQIVAVQANLRYPDSIRRAVEHSDIVINLVGILQETGSQRFSKLQTEGAGEIARAAAAVGATLVHVSALGADADSPSLYARSKALGEAEVLRACPDAVIFRPSLMFGPGDGFFNRFASLATFLPALPLAGAQTRFQPVFVGDVAEAVARAVDGLVPGGRVYELGGPEVNTLEYFVRYMLEVTMRRRAVLDLPEPAARLQARLLELIDTLTLGLLPANLKLTRDQVTLLQTDNVVSQAARAEGRTIEALGIAPTTVEAVVPGYLWTYRKAGQFAQGRGTEAEVGVPDLLAPDSGSTRSTHRPSRASGPAIGPDAAAPSRMGQRWGTRG; this comes from the coding sequence ATGAGCAGCCTCGACACCGCGCCCGGCGCCGCGACCCGCCCGCAATCGCAGCTCGTGACCGTGTTCGGCGGCTCCGGCTTCCTCGGGCGCCACGTGGTGCGGTCGCTGGCCAAGCGCGGCTACCGCATCCGCGTCGCCGTGCGCCGGCCCGACCTCGCCCTGTTCCTGCAGCCGCTCGGCAAGGTCGGCCAGATCGTCGCCGTGCAGGCCAACCTTCGCTACCCGGACTCGATCCGACGCGCCGTCGAGCATTCCGACATCGTCATCAACCTCGTCGGCATCCTGCAGGAAACGGGCAGTCAGCGTTTCTCGAAGCTTCAGACGGAAGGCGCCGGCGAGATCGCCCGGGCGGCGGCCGCGGTGGGCGCCACGCTGGTCCACGTCTCGGCGCTCGGCGCCGACGCGGACTCGCCCTCGCTCTACGCCCGCTCGAAGGCGCTCGGCGAGGCGGAGGTGCTGCGGGCCTGTCCCGACGCGGTGATCTTCCGCCCCTCGCTCATGTTCGGCCCCGGCGACGGCTTCTTCAACCGCTTCGCCTCGCTCGCGACCTTCCTGCCGGCCCTGCCGCTCGCCGGCGCGCAGACCCGCTTCCAGCCCGTCTTCGTCGGAGACGTCGCCGAAGCGGTGGCCCGCGCGGTCGACGGTCTCGTCCCCGGCGGTCGCGTCTATGAGCTCGGCGGGCCGGAGGTGAATACGCTCGAATACTTCGTGCGCTACATGCTGGAGGTGACGATGCGCCGCCGCGCGGTGCTCGACCTGCCGGAGCCGGCGGCGCGTCTCCAGGCGCGCCTGCTCGAGCTGATCGACACGTTGACCCTCGGGCTCCTGCCGGCCAACCTCAAGCTGACGCGCGATCAGGTCACCCTGCTCCAGACCGACAACGTGGTTTCGCAGGCGGCCAGAGCGGAGGGGCGGACCATCGAGGCGCTCGGCATCGCCCCGACCACGGTCGAAGCGGTCGTGCCGGGCTATCTCTGGACCTACCGCAAGGCGGGCCAGTTCGCGCAGGGGCGCGGTACCGAGGCCGAAGTCGGCGTGCCGGATCTGCTCGCGCCCGACAGCGGGTCGACGAGGTCGACACACCGTCCGTCCCGCGCCAGCGGTCCGGCGATCGGCCCGGACGCGGCGGCGCCGAGCCGGATGGGCCAGCGCTGGGGAACCCGCGGCTGA
- a CDS encoding alpha/beta fold hydrolase: MTEGVLLLHGIARRAASLRPLERRLAAAGYATLNRDYPGRRLGLAAIAESLAPEVAAFGADVKRLHIVTHSMGGLVARVLLTRHRPAHLGRVVMLGPPNGGSEIADALHRFALYRRFFGPAGTELVTVWSPVQAALFGPVDYPLGIIAGSRSLYPLASLLLPGPNDGRVTVARTRLEGMTDHVALPVAHPTMMWNRRVIGLTLHFLHAGRFHRDEGGPDFP; the protein is encoded by the coding sequence GTGACCGAAGGCGTCCTCCTCCTGCACGGCATCGCCCGCCGAGCCGCTTCCCTGCGCCCGCTGGAGCGAAGGCTGGCGGCGGCGGGCTACGCCACGCTCAACCGCGATTATCCGGGCCGCCGCCTGGGGCTCGCGGCCATCGCCGAGAGTCTGGCGCCCGAAGTCGCGGCCTTCGGCGCCGACGTCAAGCGGCTCCACATCGTCACCCACTCCATGGGCGGCCTCGTCGCCCGCGTTCTCCTCACCCGGCACCGGCCGGCCCATCTCGGGCGCGTAGTGATGCTGGGGCCGCCGAACGGCGGCAGCGAGATCGCCGACGCCCTGCATCGGTTCGCCCTCTACCGCCGCTTCTTCGGCCCGGCCGGCACCGAACTCGTCACGGTGTGGAGCCCGGTCCAGGCCGCCCTCTTCGGCCCGGTCGATTACCCTCTCGGCATCATCGCCGGCAGCCGCAGCCTCTATCCGCTCGCCTCGCTGCTTCTCCCGGGGCCGAACGACGGCCGCGTCACCGTCGCGCGCACGCGTCTGGAGGGGATGACCGATCACGTCGCTCTGCCGGTGGCGCACCCGACGATGATGTGGAACAGGCGCGTGATCGGCCTGACCTTGCACTTCCTGCACGCGGGCCGTTTCCACCGCGACGAGGGAGGGCCGGATTTTCCTTGA
- a CDS encoding MFS transporter translates to MEGREPDTSLPLLYAVLYGGYGALSPFLPAFLESRSLTAGEIGTLLAGAMLVRLAAGPLVARRADRRGTVRRSLGTGFALSAALTLAFLGGQGFPLLLATALAQAAATAPLAPLADAVALAGNGGCAYGRIRAAGSAAFIATTILTGHLVGAFGHGAGLFACAVLFAAGAALTRRLRAASATAPDDDPVGGFGALAADAHFRRLVLAAALVIGAHAMHDTFAVIVWQAAGIGPRTVGLLWAEAVAAEVAVFLWLGPRLIEHVGPARALALAGIAGALRWSVQAQTAWLPALAAIQALHGLTFALLHLACLRLIAELVPDRRRATALALYGTFGLGLASALMTLASGPLYGRFGTKGFWMMAVVSLSAVPVARALMRIR, encoded by the coding sequence ATCGAAGGAAGAGAACCGGACACCAGCCTCCCCCTGCTCTACGCCGTCCTCTACGGCGGGTACGGTGCGCTCTCTCCCTTCCTGCCGGCCTTCCTGGAATCGCGGAGCCTTACGGCTGGCGAGATCGGCACGCTGCTCGCCGGAGCGATGCTGGTGCGCCTCGCCGCCGGGCCGCTCGTCGCGCGGCGAGCCGACCGGCGCGGCACCGTGCGGCGGTCTCTCGGCACGGGGTTCGCCCTCTCGGCAGCGCTGACCCTGGCCTTCCTCGGCGGCCAGGGCTTTCCCCTGTTGCTGGCGACGGCGCTCGCGCAGGCCGCGGCCACGGCGCCGCTCGCCCCTCTCGCGGACGCGGTGGCGCTGGCCGGGAACGGCGGGTGCGCCTATGGCCGCATCCGCGCCGCCGGCTCGGCCGCCTTCATCGCCACCACGATCCTGACCGGCCATCTCGTCGGCGCCTTCGGCCACGGCGCGGGCCTTTTCGCCTGCGCGGTTCTGTTCGCGGCGGGTGCGGCGCTGACACGGCGCCTCCGGGCGGCTTCCGCGACTGCTCCGGACGATGATCCGGTCGGAGGCTTCGGCGCGCTCGCCGCGGATGCCCACTTCCGCCGCCTCGTGCTCGCCGCCGCGCTGGTGATCGGTGCGCACGCCATGCACGACACCTTCGCGGTCATCGTCTGGCAGGCCGCGGGCATCGGACCGCGGACGGTCGGGCTGCTCTGGGCGGAGGCGGTCGCGGCGGAAGTCGCGGTGTTCCTGTGGCTCGGGCCGCGGCTGATCGAGCACGTCGGTCCTGCCCGGGCGCTGGCGCTCGCAGGAATCGCGGGCGCGCTGCGCTGGTCCGTGCAGGCGCAGACCGCGTGGCTGCCCGCCCTCGCCGCGATCCAGGCGCTGCACGGGCTGACCTTCGCACTGCTGCATCTCGCCTGCCTGCGGCTGATCGCGGAGCTCGTGCCGGATCGTCGCCGGGCGACGGCGCTGGCGCTCTACGGCACGTTCGGGCTCGGCCTCGCCTCCGCGCTGATGACACTCGCCTCCGGGCCGCTCTACGGCAGGTTCGGCACGAAGGGTTTTTGGATGATGGCGGTCGTGAGCCTGTCGGCCGTTCCGGTTGCGCGCGCTCTGATGCGCATCCGATAA